The following proteins come from a genomic window of Corallococcus sp. NCRR:
- a CDS encoding endonuclease/exonuclease/phosphatase family protein has protein sequence MPLKVMTLNILMGGEERMPLLLALIARENPDVLVLQECLGWEDGERLRQVAATLGLPATDAHVRLGTARARPSGSRYHVAVASRWPLRSVRAHADAHFIGHCLLECELETGAEPLTVFAAHFDSHHESLRFVEARYLRSLIEPAAFGSRAFLLAGDLNSLSRSDPYPVDLADRVRRARVDKYGHPPRFDVIDDLEGFGWRDTLRLKPGSSQWATARRQREGEVLDFRTDYVFASPALARRLISAQVVDVGTASDHHALTASFSDA, from the coding sequence ATGCCGCTGAAGGTGATGACGCTCAACATCCTGATGGGAGGCGAGGAGCGCATGCCGCTGCTCCTGGCCCTCATTGCTCGCGAGAACCCGGACGTGCTCGTGCTGCAGGAGTGCCTGGGGTGGGAGGACGGCGAGCGGCTCCGTCAGGTCGCCGCCACGCTCGGCCTCCCCGCCACCGACGCCCACGTGCGGCTGGGCACCGCGCGTGCCCGTCCCAGTGGCAGCCGCTACCACGTCGCCGTCGCGAGCCGCTGGCCCCTGCGCTCGGTCCGCGCCCACGCGGATGCCCACTTCATCGGCCATTGCCTCCTTGAATGCGAGCTGGAGACGGGCGCGGAGCCGCTGACCGTCTTCGCGGCCCACTTCGACTCCCACCATGAGTCCCTGCGCTTCGTGGAGGCGCGCTACCTGCGCTCCCTCATCGAGCCCGCGGCCTTCGGTTCGCGGGCCTTCCTCCTGGCCGGGGACCTCAACTCCCTGTCGCGCTCGGACCCCTATCCGGTGGACCTGGCGGATCGCGTCCGCCGCGCCAGGGTGGACAAGTACGGCCACCCGCCACGCTTCGACGTCATCGACGACCTGGAGGGCTTCGGCTGGCGGGACACGCTGCGCCTCAAGCCGGGTTCCTCCCAGTGGGCCACTGCCCGGCGCCAACGCGAGGGCGAGGTCCTCGACTTCCGCACCGACTACGTCTTCGCCTCGCCCGCGCTGGCCCGGCGGCTGATCTCGGCTCAGGTGGTGGACGTGGGCACGGCCTCCGACCATCACGCCCTGACCGCGAGCTTCAGCGACGCTTGA